One Neodiprion pinetum isolate iyNeoPine1 chromosome 1, iyNeoPine1.2, whole genome shotgun sequence genomic window carries:
- the LOC124217616 gene encoding phosphatidylcholine:ceramide cholinephosphotransferase 2 isoform X6 encodes MVLDPKATSLHSDYGSFDRPLGGVEGHERDVEAAVDGSSSGMAQSSDVYQRQPLLPGAPSKNKDKGWGGVSSSSEYYDDDEDDKIDGLGHIRHPNVPNGSGSDIVKLDIPAPLREEPRFPKEKWKTLLAFFFMVVNFILTTASLAMVHERVPDRATYGPLPDVVLDNLVSQDWALNVSEILIMIVSNSATVFIIFHKHRFIVFRRIFLLMGLLYMMRSVTMYVTVLPVASKTYYCSPKANNSSPLVITKRVLQLISGFGLSINGKHTYCGDYIYSGHTVVLVLSSLIIKEYSPRRCQPIHWLAGLMSLVGIIMVLIAHGHYTVDVLIAYYVTTRLWYIYHTLANNPYLKQHGPNNFLARLWWFPMFKYFEKNVGGTVPRQYDWPLPWPRRFLAKHPNRDS; translated from the exons ATGGTATTGGACCCAAAAGCAACAAGCTTACACAGTGATTACGGAAGTTTTGATCGTCCGTTGGGAGGAGTTGAGGGACACGAAAGAGACGTAGAGGCAGCGGTGGATGGAAGTAGTAGTGGAATGGCACAGTCAAGCGACGTTTATCAGCGGCAACCTCTTCTTCCTGGTGCACCGAGTAAGAACAAGGATAAAGGGTGGGGTGGCGTCAGCAGCAGCTCTGAATACTACGACGATGACGAAGATGACAAGATCGATGGGCTCGGACATATAAGGCATCCCAATGTACCAAATGGGTCTGGGAGCGATATAGTTAAACTTGACATACCTGCGCCACTAAGAGAAGAACCTCGGTTCCCTAAAGAGAAATGGAAAACTCTTCTTG CATTCTTTTTCATGGTCGTCAATTTTATACTTACCACCGCATCTCTTGCCATGGTTCACGAACGTGTACCGGACCGTGCAACGTACGGTCCTCTTCCTGACGTAGTATTGGACAACCTAGTTTCTCAAGATTGGGCGCTCAACGTTTCGGAAATTCTAATTATGATCGTCTCAAACTCTGCGAcggtttttattatttttcacaagcaCAG ATTCATAGTCTTCAGACGGATATTTTTACTTATGGGCTTGCTCTACATGATGCGGAGCGTTACGATGTATGTAACAGTTCTGCCAGTTGCTAGCAAGACCTACTATTGTAGTCCCAAAGCGAACAACTCCAGTCCGTTAGTTATAACTAAGAGGGTACTGCAGCTTATCTCTGGGTTTGGATTGTCCATCAATGGAAAGCACACATACTGCGGAGATTACATCTACAGTGGACATACAGTTGTTCTTGTTCTCAGCTCCCTTATCATAAAGGAAT ATTCTCCAAGACGATGTCAGCCGATCCACTGGTTAGCAGGACTGATGTCACTCGTTGGCATAATAATGGTTTTGATTGCCCATGGCCATTACACTGTCGATGTTCTCATAGCCTATTACGTTACCACACGTTTGTGGTACATTTACCACACATTGGCCAACAACCCTTACCTAAAG CAACATGGACCCAACAACTTTTTGGCTCGTTTATGGTGGTTTCCAATGTTtaaatactttgaaaaaaacgtTGGCGGCACTGTGCCGAGGCAGTACGATTGGCCTCTTCCGTGGCCTAGGAGATTTCTTGCCAAGCATCCAAACCGAGACAGTTAA
- the LOC124217616 gene encoding phosphatidylcholine:ceramide cholinephosphotransferase 2 isoform X2: MPWATSTYMMKLQLLVIETDYCWRKALLRMVLDPKATSLHSDYGSFDRPLGGVEGHERDVEAAVDGSSSGMAQSSDVYQRQPLLPGAPSKNKDKGWGGVSSSSEYYDDDEDDKIDGLGHIRHPNVPNGSGSDIVKLDIPAPLREEPRFPKEKWKTLLAFFFMVVNFILTTASLAMVHERVPDRATYGPLPDVVLDNLVSQDWALNVSEILIMIVSNSATVFIIFHKHRFIVFRRIFLLMGLLYMMRSVTMYVTVLPVASKTYYCSPKANNSSPLVITKRVLQLISGFGLSINGKHTYCGDYIYSGHTVVLVLSSLIIKEYSPRRCQPIHWLAGLMSLVGIIMVLIAHGHYTVDVLIAYYVTTRLWYIYHTLANNPYLKQHGPNNFLARLWWFPMFKYFEKNVGGTVPRQYDWPLPWPRRFLAKHPNRDS, encoded by the exons ATGCCTTGGGCGACGTCCACCTATATGATGAAATTACAGCTGTTAGTTATCGAAACAGACTACTGCTGGAGGAAAGCTCTGCTTAG GATGGTATTGGACCCAAAAGCAACAAGCTTACACAGTGATTACGGAAGTTTTGATCGTCCGTTGGGAGGAGTTGAGGGACACGAAAGAGACGTAGAGGCAGCGGTGGATGGAAGTAGTAGTGGAATGGCACAGTCAAGCGACGTTTATCAGCGGCAACCTCTTCTTCCTGGTGCACCGAGTAAGAACAAGGATAAAGGGTGGGGTGGCGTCAGCAGCAGCTCTGAATACTACGACGATGACGAAGATGACAAGATCGATGGGCTCGGACATATAAGGCATCCCAATGTACCAAATGGGTCTGGGAGCGATATAGTTAAACTTGACATACCTGCGCCACTAAGAGAAGAACCTCGGTTCCCTAAAGAGAAATGGAAAACTCTTCTTG CATTCTTTTTCATGGTCGTCAATTTTATACTTACCACCGCATCTCTTGCCATGGTTCACGAACGTGTACCGGACCGTGCAACGTACGGTCCTCTTCCTGACGTAGTATTGGACAACCTAGTTTCTCAAGATTGGGCGCTCAACGTTTCGGAAATTCTAATTATGATCGTCTCAAACTCTGCGAcggtttttattatttttcacaagcaCAG ATTCATAGTCTTCAGACGGATATTTTTACTTATGGGCTTGCTCTACATGATGCGGAGCGTTACGATGTATGTAACAGTTCTGCCAGTTGCTAGCAAGACCTACTATTGTAGTCCCAAAGCGAACAACTCCAGTCCGTTAGTTATAACTAAGAGGGTACTGCAGCTTATCTCTGGGTTTGGATTGTCCATCAATGGAAAGCACACATACTGCGGAGATTACATCTACAGTGGACATACAGTTGTTCTTGTTCTCAGCTCCCTTATCATAAAGGAAT ATTCTCCAAGACGATGTCAGCCGATCCACTGGTTAGCAGGACTGATGTCACTCGTTGGCATAATAATGGTTTTGATTGCCCATGGCCATTACACTGTCGATGTTCTCATAGCCTATTACGTTACCACACGTTTGTGGTACATTTACCACACATTGGCCAACAACCCTTACCTAAAG CAACATGGACCCAACAACTTTTTGGCTCGTTTATGGTGGTTTCCAATGTTtaaatactttgaaaaaaacgtTGGCGGCACTGTGCCGAGGCAGTACGATTGGCCTCTTCCGTGGCCTAGGAGATTTCTTGCCAAGCATCCAAACCGAGACAGTTAA
- the LOC124217616 gene encoding phosphatidylcholine:ceramide cholinephosphotransferase 2 isoform X3, which yields MLPTNFGTCAPSSTQYIHTTKKMVLDPKATSLHSDYGSFDRPLGGVEGHERDVEAAVDGSSSGMAQSSDVYQRQPLLPGAPSKNKDKGWGGVSSSSEYYDDDEDDKIDGLGHIRHPNVPNGSGSDIVKLDIPAPLREEPRFPKEKWKTLLAFFFMVVNFILTTASLAMVHERVPDRATYGPLPDVVLDNLVSQDWALNVSEILIMIVSNSATVFIIFHKHRFIVFRRIFLLMGLLYMMRSVTMYVTVLPVASKTYYCSPKANNSSPLVITKRVLQLISGFGLSINGKHTYCGDYIYSGHTVVLVLSSLIIKEYSPRRCQPIHWLAGLMSLVGIIMVLIAHGHYTVDVLIAYYVTTRLWYIYHTLANNPYLKQHGPNNFLARLWWFPMFKYFEKNVGGTVPRQYDWPLPWPRRFLAKHPNRDS from the exons ATGTTGCCTACAAACTTTGGTACATGTGCACCTAGCAGTAcacaatacatacatacgaCCAAAAA GATGGTATTGGACCCAAAAGCAACAAGCTTACACAGTGATTACGGAAGTTTTGATCGTCCGTTGGGAGGAGTTGAGGGACACGAAAGAGACGTAGAGGCAGCGGTGGATGGAAGTAGTAGTGGAATGGCACAGTCAAGCGACGTTTATCAGCGGCAACCTCTTCTTCCTGGTGCACCGAGTAAGAACAAGGATAAAGGGTGGGGTGGCGTCAGCAGCAGCTCTGAATACTACGACGATGACGAAGATGACAAGATCGATGGGCTCGGACATATAAGGCATCCCAATGTACCAAATGGGTCTGGGAGCGATATAGTTAAACTTGACATACCTGCGCCACTAAGAGAAGAACCTCGGTTCCCTAAAGAGAAATGGAAAACTCTTCTTG CATTCTTTTTCATGGTCGTCAATTTTATACTTACCACCGCATCTCTTGCCATGGTTCACGAACGTGTACCGGACCGTGCAACGTACGGTCCTCTTCCTGACGTAGTATTGGACAACCTAGTTTCTCAAGATTGGGCGCTCAACGTTTCGGAAATTCTAATTATGATCGTCTCAAACTCTGCGAcggtttttattatttttcacaagcaCAG ATTCATAGTCTTCAGACGGATATTTTTACTTATGGGCTTGCTCTACATGATGCGGAGCGTTACGATGTATGTAACAGTTCTGCCAGTTGCTAGCAAGACCTACTATTGTAGTCCCAAAGCGAACAACTCCAGTCCGTTAGTTATAACTAAGAGGGTACTGCAGCTTATCTCTGGGTTTGGATTGTCCATCAATGGAAAGCACACATACTGCGGAGATTACATCTACAGTGGACATACAGTTGTTCTTGTTCTCAGCTCCCTTATCATAAAGGAAT ATTCTCCAAGACGATGTCAGCCGATCCACTGGTTAGCAGGACTGATGTCACTCGTTGGCATAATAATGGTTTTGATTGCCCATGGCCATTACACTGTCGATGTTCTCATAGCCTATTACGTTACCACACGTTTGTGGTACATTTACCACACATTGGCCAACAACCCTTACCTAAAG CAACATGGACCCAACAACTTTTTGGCTCGTTTATGGTGGTTTCCAATGTTtaaatactttgaaaaaaacgtTGGCGGCACTGTGCCGAGGCAGTACGATTGGCCTCTTCCGTGGCCTAGGAGATTTCTTGCCAAGCATCCAAACCGAGACAGTTAA
- the LOC124217616 gene encoding phosphatidylcholine:ceramide cholinephosphotransferase 2 isoform X5, with product MEEGICSIYTVELMVLDPKATSLHSDYGSFDRPLGGVEGHERDVEAAVDGSSSGMAQSSDVYQRQPLLPGAPSKNKDKGWGGVSSSSEYYDDDEDDKIDGLGHIRHPNVPNGSGSDIVKLDIPAPLREEPRFPKEKWKTLLAFFFMVVNFILTTASLAMVHERVPDRATYGPLPDVVLDNLVSQDWALNVSEILIMIVSNSATVFIIFHKHRFIVFRRIFLLMGLLYMMRSVTMYVTVLPVASKTYYCSPKANNSSPLVITKRVLQLISGFGLSINGKHTYCGDYIYSGHTVVLVLSSLIIKEYSPRRCQPIHWLAGLMSLVGIIMVLIAHGHYTVDVLIAYYVTTRLWYIYHTLANNPYLKQHGPNNFLARLWWFPMFKYFEKNVGGTVPRQYDWPLPWPRRFLAKHPNRDS from the exons ATGGAGGAAGGCATCTGTTCAATTTATACTGTAGAATT GATGGTATTGGACCCAAAAGCAACAAGCTTACACAGTGATTACGGAAGTTTTGATCGTCCGTTGGGAGGAGTTGAGGGACACGAAAGAGACGTAGAGGCAGCGGTGGATGGAAGTAGTAGTGGAATGGCACAGTCAAGCGACGTTTATCAGCGGCAACCTCTTCTTCCTGGTGCACCGAGTAAGAACAAGGATAAAGGGTGGGGTGGCGTCAGCAGCAGCTCTGAATACTACGACGATGACGAAGATGACAAGATCGATGGGCTCGGACATATAAGGCATCCCAATGTACCAAATGGGTCTGGGAGCGATATAGTTAAACTTGACATACCTGCGCCACTAAGAGAAGAACCTCGGTTCCCTAAAGAGAAATGGAAAACTCTTCTTG CATTCTTTTTCATGGTCGTCAATTTTATACTTACCACCGCATCTCTTGCCATGGTTCACGAACGTGTACCGGACCGTGCAACGTACGGTCCTCTTCCTGACGTAGTATTGGACAACCTAGTTTCTCAAGATTGGGCGCTCAACGTTTCGGAAATTCTAATTATGATCGTCTCAAACTCTGCGAcggtttttattatttttcacaagcaCAG ATTCATAGTCTTCAGACGGATATTTTTACTTATGGGCTTGCTCTACATGATGCGGAGCGTTACGATGTATGTAACAGTTCTGCCAGTTGCTAGCAAGACCTACTATTGTAGTCCCAAAGCGAACAACTCCAGTCCGTTAGTTATAACTAAGAGGGTACTGCAGCTTATCTCTGGGTTTGGATTGTCCATCAATGGAAAGCACACATACTGCGGAGATTACATCTACAGTGGACATACAGTTGTTCTTGTTCTCAGCTCCCTTATCATAAAGGAAT ATTCTCCAAGACGATGTCAGCCGATCCACTGGTTAGCAGGACTGATGTCACTCGTTGGCATAATAATGGTTTTGATTGCCCATGGCCATTACACTGTCGATGTTCTCATAGCCTATTACGTTACCACACGTTTGTGGTACATTTACCACACATTGGCCAACAACCCTTACCTAAAG CAACATGGACCCAACAACTTTTTGGCTCGTTTATGGTGGTTTCCAATGTTtaaatactttgaaaaaaacgtTGGCGGCACTGTGCCGAGGCAGTACGATTGGCCTCTTCCGTGGCCTAGGAGATTTCTTGCCAAGCATCCAAACCGAGACAGTTAA
- the LOC124217616 gene encoding phosphatidylcholine:ceramide cholinephosphotransferase 2 isoform X1, with protein sequence MNFNVRLDNIFLLMFYRDLQQFNEYIIFTVDYDACDKNKMVLDPKATSLHSDYGSFDRPLGGVEGHERDVEAAVDGSSSGMAQSSDVYQRQPLLPGAPSKNKDKGWGGVSSSSEYYDDDEDDKIDGLGHIRHPNVPNGSGSDIVKLDIPAPLREEPRFPKEKWKTLLAFFFMVVNFILTTASLAMVHERVPDRATYGPLPDVVLDNLVSQDWALNVSEILIMIVSNSATVFIIFHKHRFIVFRRIFLLMGLLYMMRSVTMYVTVLPVASKTYYCSPKANNSSPLVITKRVLQLISGFGLSINGKHTYCGDYIYSGHTVVLVLSSLIIKEYSPRRCQPIHWLAGLMSLVGIIMVLIAHGHYTVDVLIAYYVTTRLWYIYHTLANNPYLKQHGPNNFLARLWWFPMFKYFEKNVGGTVPRQYDWPLPWPRRFLAKHPNRDS encoded by the exons ATGAATTTCAATGTTCGATTGGACAATATCTTCTTGTTGATGTTTTACCGTGACTTGCAACAATTCAACGAATACATCATATTCACTGTTGACTACGATGCATGCGACAAAAATAA GATGGTATTGGACCCAAAAGCAACAAGCTTACACAGTGATTACGGAAGTTTTGATCGTCCGTTGGGAGGAGTTGAGGGACACGAAAGAGACGTAGAGGCAGCGGTGGATGGAAGTAGTAGTGGAATGGCACAGTCAAGCGACGTTTATCAGCGGCAACCTCTTCTTCCTGGTGCACCGAGTAAGAACAAGGATAAAGGGTGGGGTGGCGTCAGCAGCAGCTCTGAATACTACGACGATGACGAAGATGACAAGATCGATGGGCTCGGACATATAAGGCATCCCAATGTACCAAATGGGTCTGGGAGCGATATAGTTAAACTTGACATACCTGCGCCACTAAGAGAAGAACCTCGGTTCCCTAAAGAGAAATGGAAAACTCTTCTTG CATTCTTTTTCATGGTCGTCAATTTTATACTTACCACCGCATCTCTTGCCATGGTTCACGAACGTGTACCGGACCGTGCAACGTACGGTCCTCTTCCTGACGTAGTATTGGACAACCTAGTTTCTCAAGATTGGGCGCTCAACGTTTCGGAAATTCTAATTATGATCGTCTCAAACTCTGCGAcggtttttattatttttcacaagcaCAG ATTCATAGTCTTCAGACGGATATTTTTACTTATGGGCTTGCTCTACATGATGCGGAGCGTTACGATGTATGTAACAGTTCTGCCAGTTGCTAGCAAGACCTACTATTGTAGTCCCAAAGCGAACAACTCCAGTCCGTTAGTTATAACTAAGAGGGTACTGCAGCTTATCTCTGGGTTTGGATTGTCCATCAATGGAAAGCACACATACTGCGGAGATTACATCTACAGTGGACATACAGTTGTTCTTGTTCTCAGCTCCCTTATCATAAAGGAAT ATTCTCCAAGACGATGTCAGCCGATCCACTGGTTAGCAGGACTGATGTCACTCGTTGGCATAATAATGGTTTTGATTGCCCATGGCCATTACACTGTCGATGTTCTCATAGCCTATTACGTTACCACACGTTTGTGGTACATTTACCACACATTGGCCAACAACCCTTACCTAAAG CAACATGGACCCAACAACTTTTTGGCTCGTTTATGGTGGTTTCCAATGTTtaaatactttgaaaaaaacgtTGGCGGCACTGTGCCGAGGCAGTACGATTGGCCTCTTCCGTGGCCTAGGAGATTTCTTGCCAAGCATCCAAACCGAGACAGTTAA
- the LOC124217616 gene encoding phosphatidylcholine:ceramide cholinephosphotransferase 2 isoform X4: protein MHKLRLPVKVELPTALTRMVLDPKATSLHSDYGSFDRPLGGVEGHERDVEAAVDGSSSGMAQSSDVYQRQPLLPGAPSKNKDKGWGGVSSSSEYYDDDEDDKIDGLGHIRHPNVPNGSGSDIVKLDIPAPLREEPRFPKEKWKTLLAFFFMVVNFILTTASLAMVHERVPDRATYGPLPDVVLDNLVSQDWALNVSEILIMIVSNSATVFIIFHKHRFIVFRRIFLLMGLLYMMRSVTMYVTVLPVASKTYYCSPKANNSSPLVITKRVLQLISGFGLSINGKHTYCGDYIYSGHTVVLVLSSLIIKEYSPRRCQPIHWLAGLMSLVGIIMVLIAHGHYTVDVLIAYYVTTRLWYIYHTLANNPYLKQHGPNNFLARLWWFPMFKYFEKNVGGTVPRQYDWPLPWPRRFLAKHPNRDS from the exons ATGCATAAATTAAGGCTACCTGTCAAGGTCGAATTACCCACTGCGTTAACCAG GATGGTATTGGACCCAAAAGCAACAAGCTTACACAGTGATTACGGAAGTTTTGATCGTCCGTTGGGAGGAGTTGAGGGACACGAAAGAGACGTAGAGGCAGCGGTGGATGGAAGTAGTAGTGGAATGGCACAGTCAAGCGACGTTTATCAGCGGCAACCTCTTCTTCCTGGTGCACCGAGTAAGAACAAGGATAAAGGGTGGGGTGGCGTCAGCAGCAGCTCTGAATACTACGACGATGACGAAGATGACAAGATCGATGGGCTCGGACATATAAGGCATCCCAATGTACCAAATGGGTCTGGGAGCGATATAGTTAAACTTGACATACCTGCGCCACTAAGAGAAGAACCTCGGTTCCCTAAAGAGAAATGGAAAACTCTTCTTG CATTCTTTTTCATGGTCGTCAATTTTATACTTACCACCGCATCTCTTGCCATGGTTCACGAACGTGTACCGGACCGTGCAACGTACGGTCCTCTTCCTGACGTAGTATTGGACAACCTAGTTTCTCAAGATTGGGCGCTCAACGTTTCGGAAATTCTAATTATGATCGTCTCAAACTCTGCGAcggtttttattatttttcacaagcaCAG ATTCATAGTCTTCAGACGGATATTTTTACTTATGGGCTTGCTCTACATGATGCGGAGCGTTACGATGTATGTAACAGTTCTGCCAGTTGCTAGCAAGACCTACTATTGTAGTCCCAAAGCGAACAACTCCAGTCCGTTAGTTATAACTAAGAGGGTACTGCAGCTTATCTCTGGGTTTGGATTGTCCATCAATGGAAAGCACACATACTGCGGAGATTACATCTACAGTGGACATACAGTTGTTCTTGTTCTCAGCTCCCTTATCATAAAGGAAT ATTCTCCAAGACGATGTCAGCCGATCCACTGGTTAGCAGGACTGATGTCACTCGTTGGCATAATAATGGTTTTGATTGCCCATGGCCATTACACTGTCGATGTTCTCATAGCCTATTACGTTACCACACGTTTGTGGTACATTTACCACACATTGGCCAACAACCCTTACCTAAAG CAACATGGACCCAACAACTTTTTGGCTCGTTTATGGTGGTTTCCAATGTTtaaatactttgaaaaaaacgtTGGCGGCACTGTGCCGAGGCAGTACGATTGGCCTCTTCCGTGGCCTAGGAGATTTCTTGCCAAGCATCCAAACCGAGACAGTTAA